In one window of Miscanthus floridulus cultivar M001 chromosome 12, ASM1932011v1, whole genome shotgun sequence DNA:
- the LOC136495667 gene encoding protein FLOWERINGUS T-like, with translation MAANDSLVTAHVIGDVLDPFYTTVDMMILFDGTPIISGMELRAPAVSDRPRVEIGGDDYRVAYTLVMVDPDAPNPSNPTLREYLHWMVTDIPASTDNTYGREMMCYEPPAPSTGIHRMVLVLFQQLGRETVFAAPSRRHNFNTRGFARRYNLGAPVAAMYFNCQRQTGSGGPRFTGPYTSRRRAG, from the exons ATGGCGGCTAACGATTCCTTGGTTACAGCTCATGTGATTGGAGATGTGTTGGACCCCTTCTATACAACCGTTGATATGATGATCCTATTCGATGGTACTCCTATTATCAGTGGCATGGAGTTGCGCGCTCCGGCGGTCTCTGATAGGCCAAGGGTTGAGATTGGAGGAGATGATTATCGAGTTGCATATACTCTG GTGATGGTCGATCCTGATGCTCCTAACCCAAGCAACCCAACCTTGAGGGAGTACTTGCACTG GATGGTGACTGACATCCCAGCATCCACTGACAATACATACG GCCGTGAGATGATGTGCTACGAGCCCCCTGCCCCTTCGACGGGCATCCACCGGATGGTGCTGGTGCTATTCCAGCAGCTTGGCCGGGAGACTGTGTTCGCCGCGCCGTCGAGGCGCCACAACTTCAACACCCGTGGCTTCGCCCGGCGCTACAACCTCGGCGCGCCCGTCGCCGCCATGTACTTCAACTGCCAGCGCCAGACCGGCTCCGGTGGCCCCAGGTTCACCGGGCCCTACACCAGCCGTCGTCGTGCGGGCTGA
- the LOC136495668 gene encoding uncharacterized protein translates to MPHHNHAAPPPGRRHAQAATTATPATTTMLVVAGSGRGRARRGAGPPDPGEGGPGGGRRRRIRERGEGREREAPDLVRGGWGRAGEGGEGAAEREEGRAGPRQRRSGRRGGRGRAGAGEGGGRGHGGEGGGEGGAASSPEREEGREGRGSRWVRGRGAGGRGRRGMQGVLQYYQYGKDCTATVD, encoded by the exons ATGCCGCACCACAACCACGCCGCACCGCCACCAGGCCGCCGCCACGCCCAGGCCGCCACAACAGCCACGCCCGCGACCACCACCATGCTGGTCGTCgccggatctgggagagggagggccaggaGGGGGGCGGggccgccggatccgggagagggagggccaggaGGGGGGCGGCGCcgtcggatccgggagagggggGAGGGCCGGGAGAGGGAGGCGCCGGATCTAGTGAGGGGAGGGTGGGGCCGagccggagagggaggggagggggcggcggagagggaggaagggagggCGGGGCCACGGCAGCGCCGGagtgggaggaggggagggcggggccgcgccggcgccggagagggaggaggacgggggcacggcggagagggaggaggggagggtgggGCCGCGTCGtcgccggagagggaggaggggagggagggaagggGCTCACGGTGGGTGCGGGGGAGGGGAGCGGGGGGCAGGGGAAGGAGGGGCATGCAGGGG GTACTCCAGTACTACCAGTACGGCAAGGATTGTACTGCTACTGTTGATTAA